From Nicotiana tabacum cultivar K326 chromosome 22, ASM71507v2, whole genome shotgun sequence, one genomic window encodes:
- the LOC107817016 gene encoding LOW QUALITY PROTEIN: dof zinc finger protein DOF5.6 (The sequence of the model RefSeq protein was modified relative to this genomic sequence to represent the inferred CDS: inserted 1 base in 1 codon), with amino-acid sequence MGITSLQVCMDSSNWLQDTIHEETELGSSSSPSGDIFTCSRPLIERKLRPQHDQTLKCPRCDSTHTKFCYYNNYSLTQPRYFCKSCRRYWTKGGTLRNIPVGGGCRKNKKVSSKKALSNENANYQNPGSSSSSISNFPEMAYSHFTNFMGNNNNPSNFMLENPAPIDFMESKYEALMGSSRNQDFVGNVDHLGMINGYGEINGIAPNFHAGLCSTFGLPMEXEHHGTMNYDGQNAIDVKPNPKILSLEWHDQGCSNSGNKESFGYFNGELGSWTGLMNNGYGSSGTNPLV; translated from the exons ATGGGGATTACTTCTTTGCAAGTTTGCATGGATTCATCCAACTGGCTACAG GACACAATTCACGAGGAAACTGAACTgggttcttcttcttcaccaTCTGGTGACATTTTCACATGCTCAAGGCCTTTAATAGAAAGAAAGCTAAGACCCCAACATGACCAAACTCTCAAATGCCCTAGGTGTGACTCAACACACACCAAATTCTGTTACTACAACAATTACAGCCTTACTCAGCCTAGGTACTTTTGCAAATCATGTCGAAGGTACTGGACTAAAGGAGGTACTCTAAGAAATATCCCTGTTGGAGGTGGATGTAGAAAGAACAAGAAAGTTTCTTCCAAGAAAGCATTGTCTAATGAAAATGCTAATTACCAAAATCCTGGATCATCCTCATCTTCTATTTCTAATTTCCCAGAAATGGCATATTCCCACTTCACCAACTTTATGGGAAATAATAATAATCCTAGTAACTTTATGCTTGAAAATCCTGCACCTATTGATTTTATGGAGAGCAAGTATGAAGCTTTGATGgggagttcaagaaatcaagattttgttGGGAATGTTGATCATCTAGGCATGATTAATGGATATGGTGAGATTAATGGAATTGCACCAAATTTTCATGCGGGGCTATGTTCTACATTTGGATTGCCTATGG GGGAACATCATGGAACCATGAATTATGATGGGCAAAATGCAATTGATGTGAAGCCAAATCCTAAGATTTTGTCACTTGAATGGCATGACCAAGGCTGCTCTAATTCTGGGAATAAAGAATCTTTTGGCTACTTTAATGGAGAACTAGGATCTTGGACTGGCTTGATGAATAATGGTTATGGATCATCTGGAACGAACCCTTTAGTTTAA